In Halomarina salina, one DNA window encodes the following:
- a CDS encoding winged helix-turn-helix domain-containing protein encodes MDDSAPEFVSDPDAAFAAVADPTRVDVLRALAEHVRETGEQVCRFSTLRKRAGVEDPGRFRYHLEELRGHFVEKVDDGYRFTYAGGEIVGAILAGRYTDHERLGPTPLDGQCSVCGEDIAGRYEQGRIEVDCEAGHQLLSWPLPPNAATHATVAELAGVATSLVLHAVDLSLQGHCPRCYGPTTARIEPSDEGEMPQFRAACDTCAGLVVGPAWFALTVHPTVEAFYHDHDRPIREAMLWELAHVDYEATPADGEGVVRLSARLDDEVLHAVLAETGAVLSTRVEPVE; translated from the coding sequence ATGGACGACTCCGCGCCCGAGTTCGTGAGCGACCCCGACGCCGCGTTCGCGGCCGTCGCCGACCCGACGCGCGTCGACGTCCTCCGGGCGCTGGCCGAACACGTCCGGGAGACGGGCGAGCAGGTCTGCCGGTTCTCGACGCTCCGGAAGCGTGCGGGCGTCGAGGACCCCGGTCGCTTCCGCTACCACCTCGAGGAACTCCGCGGCCACTTCGTCGAGAAGGTCGACGACGGCTACCGATTCACCTACGCGGGCGGCGAGATCGTGGGTGCCATCCTCGCCGGTCGCTACACCGACCACGAGCGCCTGGGACCGACGCCGCTCGACGGCCAGTGCAGCGTCTGCGGCGAGGACATCGCCGGGCGGTACGAGCAGGGCCGCATCGAGGTCGACTGCGAGGCGGGGCACCAACTGTTGAGCTGGCCGCTGCCGCCGAACGCGGCCACCCACGCGACCGTCGCCGAACTCGCCGGGGTGGCGACGAGCCTCGTCCTCCACGCGGTCGACCTGTCGCTGCAGGGCCACTGCCCCCGGTGCTACGGGCCGACGACGGCGCGAATCGAACCGTCCGACGAGGGGGAGATGCCACAGTTCCGGGCCGCCTGTGACACCTGTGCGGGACTGGTCGTCGGCCCCGCCTGGTTCGCGCTCACCGTCCATCCGACGGTCGAGGCGTTCTACCACGACCACGACCGGCCCATCCGCGAGGCGATGCTGTGGGAACTCGCGCACGTCGACTACGAGGCGACGCCCGCCGACGGCGAGGGCGTGGTCCGTCTCTCCGCACGACTGGACGACGAGGTGCTCCACGCCGTCCTCGCCGAGACGGGTGCGGTGCTCTCGACGCGGGTCGAGCCCGTCGAGTAG
- a CDS encoding M23 family metallopeptidase: MLSKLLSDASGGDGRPSPSDPGPADGDRAATEGSRPPTETPDEQESGWRLPDPTNLALLGVLSIPGFLVPDLDQLRGFALFFLFGFWPLVAMLLPSREESGTDWVRTGDRWTTARFLLSTLALQVNPWVQTQALRQLAGHGAIYLRYRFDLPAPDSFDQRTTYRLPVEGEWTVVNGSHDRSASHSWSILGQRYAYDLVQTDAEGRTYTGDGDDPADYYCWDEPVVAPADGVVVAANDGHRDTPRTKGWLDLRQRDIRGNYVVVEHAGGEHSVLAHLREGSVAVAAGDRVVAGQRVGRCGHSGNSTEPHLHFHVQDDASFYRGMGLPVTFSHVAVASGPKEEVIRHDEAAVAVGQRVIHAPEAASVETTD; the protein is encoded by the coding sequence ATGCTGTCGAAGCTCCTCTCTGACGCCTCCGGCGGCGACGGTCGGCCCTCCCCCAGCGACCCCGGACCGGCCGACGGCGACCGGGCCGCCACCGAGGGCTCCCGACCACCGACAGAGACGCCCGACGAGCAGGAGTCCGGCTGGCGGCTCCCCGACCCGACCAACCTCGCGCTGCTCGGCGTGCTCTCGATTCCGGGGTTCCTCGTCCCGGACCTCGACCAGTTGCGCGGGTTCGCGCTATTCTTCCTGTTCGGCTTCTGGCCGCTCGTGGCGATGCTGCTCCCGTCCCGCGAGGAGTCGGGGACGGACTGGGTGCGGACCGGCGACCGCTGGACCACCGCCCGGTTCCTGCTGTCGACGCTGGCGCTGCAGGTCAACCCGTGGGTCCAGACCCAGGCCCTCCGGCAGCTCGCCGGGCACGGGGCCATCTACCTCCGGTACCGGTTCGACCTGCCCGCCCCGGACTCCTTCGACCAGCGGACGACCTACCGCCTGCCCGTCGAGGGCGAGTGGACCGTCGTCAACGGGAGCCACGACCGCTCCGCGTCCCACTCGTGGAGTATCCTCGGCCAGCGCTACGCCTACGACCTCGTGCAGACCGACGCCGAAGGGCGGACCTACACCGGCGACGGCGACGACCCGGCGGACTACTACTGCTGGGACGAACCGGTCGTCGCGCCCGCAGACGGCGTCGTCGTCGCGGCGAACGACGGCCACCGCGATACGCCGCGGACGAAGGGCTGGCTGGACCTGCGCCAGCGCGACATCCGGGGCAACTACGTCGTGGTCGAACACGCGGGCGGCGAACACTCCGTCCTCGCCCACCTCCGTGAGGGGAGCGTCGCCGTCGCGGCGGGCGACCGCGTCGTCGCCGGCCAGCGGGTCGGTCGCTGTGGCCACTCGGGCAACTCGACGGAGCCACACCTCCACTTCCACGTCCAGGACGACGCGTCGTTCTACCGCGGGATGGGCCTCCCGGTGACGTTCTCGCACGTCGCGGTGGCGAGCGGTCCGAAGGAGGAAGTAATCCGGCACGACGAGGCGGCCGTCGCGGTCGGCCAGCGCGTCATCCACGCTCCCGAAGCGGCGTCCGTCGAGACGACGGACTGA
- a CDS encoding dihydrolipoamide acetyltransferase family protein, producing the protein MTRYEFELPDPGEGLTEAEIVEWHVESGDEVEEHDVLCEVETDKAVTEVPSPCPGTVDELLADAGDTVQVGEVFVVIETDSPPSGGDEAEAAAEADERSEDEEDVERESEEADAEDDVDADESEAQSDEDAAEGDGAEAEEAETDEEAAEDEDVEDDAERGEGEDVEQAVEQTEEEEPEKHEEETADESAADADESAEAADSESESESDEEGDAEGETSETPGSDEERVFAAPRTRTYAREEGVDISDIDGSGPNGRVLQADIDERLSESAGETETSGDESERASEASTDEGDQPASAAAEEGSAYTIEHPTTEIEAVAVDEDEERSERRPLSGLRGRIAENMARSASVVPQVTSGFEADATDLVDLKERLDEKHDVHITYSPILLKAVVPALKEFPIVNASIDDTTDEIVEKHYYNVGFATHTEEGLIVPVIQDVDRKSIVEVAREMNDLAEQARDRSIDAADLRGGTFTVTNQATFGEHRTYGTPIVNHPEAAIMGIGRVGKKPVATEDDRVEVQPRVDLSLSFDHRLVDGATANQFMEYVIEGIEDTDTLVARL; encoded by the coding sequence ATGACGAGGTACGAGTTCGAACTGCCCGACCCCGGCGAAGGGTTGACCGAGGCGGAGATCGTCGAGTGGCACGTCGAGTCCGGCGACGAGGTCGAGGAGCACGACGTGCTCTGCGAGGTCGAGACCGACAAGGCCGTGACGGAGGTCCCCTCGCCGTGTCCGGGCACCGTCGACGAACTGCTGGCCGACGCTGGCGATACCGTGCAGGTCGGGGAGGTGTTCGTCGTCATCGAGACCGACTCGCCGCCGAGCGGCGGTGACGAGGCCGAGGCCGCCGCGGAGGCGGACGAACGGTCCGAAGACGAGGAGGACGTCGAACGCGAGAGCGAGGAAGCGGATGCGGAGGACGACGTGGACGCCGACGAGTCGGAGGCGCAGTCCGACGAGGACGCGGCCGAAGGTGACGGGGCCGAAGCAGAGGAGGCAGAGACCGACGAGGAAGCGGCCGAAGACGAAGATGTGGAGGATGATGCCGAGCGTGGTGAGGGCGAGGACGTAGAGCAGGCCGTCGAACAGACGGAGGAAGAGGAACCCGAGAAGCACGAGGAGGAAACAGCAGACGAGTCGGCAGCAGACGCCGACGAGTCGGCCGAGGCGGCCGATTCCGAGTCCGAATCAGAGTCCGACGAGGAGGGCGACGCAGAGGGCGAGACCAGTGAGACGCCCGGGTCGGACGAAGAGCGGGTGTTCGCCGCCCCGCGAACGCGGACGTACGCCCGCGAGGAGGGTGTGGATATCTCCGACATCGACGGGTCGGGGCCGAACGGGCGCGTCCTGCAGGCGGACATCGACGAGCGACTCTCCGAGAGCGCAGGGGAGACAGAGACCAGCGGCGACGAGAGCGAGCGTGCCAGCGAAGCGAGTACAGACGAGGGCGACCAGCCAGCGAGCGCCGCGGCCGAGGAGGGGTCGGCGTACACCATCGAGCACCCGACCACCGAGATAGAGGCTGTCGCCGTCGACGAGGACGAGGAGCGCTCCGAGCGCCGCCCGCTGTCCGGACTCCGTGGCCGCATCGCCGAGAACATGGCCCGGTCGGCGTCGGTCGTCCCGCAGGTCACCTCGGGGTTCGAGGCGGACGCGACCGACCTCGTGGACCTGAAGGAGCGACTCGACGAGAAACACGACGTCCACATCACGTACTCGCCCATCCTGCTGAAGGCGGTCGTGCCGGCGCTCAAGGAGTTCCCGATCGTCAACGCGAGCATCGACGACACGACCGACGAGATCGTCGAGAAGCACTACTACAACGTCGGGTTCGCCACCCACACCGAGGAGGGACTCATCGTCCCGGTCATTCAGGACGTGGACCGGAAGTCCATCGTCGAGGTGGCCCGCGAGATGAACGACCTCGCCGAGCAGGCCCGCGACCGCTCCATCGACGCCGCGGACCTGCGGGGCGGGACGTTCACCGTGACGAACCAGGCGACGTTCGGCGAGCACCGTACCTACGGCACGCCCATCGTCAACCACCCCGAGGCGGCCATCATGGGCATCGGCCGGGTCGGGAAGAAGCCGGTCGCCACCGAGGACGACCGGGTCGAGGTGCAACCGCGGGTCGACCTCAGCCTCTCGTTCGACCACCGCCTCGTCGACGGCGCGACGGCGAACCAGTTCATGGAGTACGTCATCGAGGGCATCGAGGACACCGACACGCTCGTCGCTCGCCTGTAG
- a CDS encoding alpha-ketoacid dehydrogenase subunit alpha/beta has protein sequence MADETWSERDPPPDYHQVLDDDGGVLDGADVPSLDDDELVDLYRTLVATRSLEDTMLDIQRSGEASLVARSRGEEAVALGAAAPLQEDDWVFYTYRQNSALVHWDVPMAKIIAGTTGQEPETVAEGLDDWESPVNFSPDYTPVGVNVTNAAGSAMTDRFRDRDTVSMAFIGDGSTSEGSFHDGMNFAGVFDAPVVVVVQNNQWAISEPSKRQTGSETFAQKAEAYGVPHERVDGNDVLAMYDAASRAVERAREGGGATLIEAVTYRMGNHNTSDNASLYRDEEEQKEEWAERDPIDRFSTYLGHRNLLDDDRREEIEEDVDADIDEALDEARSVGESDPATMFDNHLHGTSWREAHQRTEFQREQAGENPFTDFTGDAFDTEQWADHGPGLDVEFSPRDPGDDDVEAQSMDVVTAVNRALHQEMDRDDDVRVLGYDIGPLGGVFRATDDLLDEYGSDRVIDTPLSENGIVGAAAGMAMRDDRPVPEIEFMGFFYPAFGQFMYAVAKMNKRTGGEVEMPMTIRMPYGGGIKALEYHQESTETFEIHAPGVRVVCPSSPYQTKGLLASSIRSDDPVVFMEPKSIYRGIEEEVPTDEYTVPLDEARTVREGEDVTVLTWGAMVPQAERAADEVDADVEVVDLVTLSPLDVETILESVKKTGRCVVVHEARRTLGLGAELSALVNEYALDRLKAPVKRATGYDVHFPGNDAEDDYLTDANRAADAIEAVMSYEF, from the coding sequence ATGGCTGACGAGACCTGGTCGGAGCGCGACCCGCCGCCCGACTACCACCAGGTGCTCGACGACGACGGCGGCGTCCTCGACGGCGCGGACGTCCCGTCGCTCGACGACGACGAACTCGTCGACCTCTACCGGACGCTGGTCGCCACCCGGTCGCTGGAGGACACGATGCTCGACATCCAGCGCAGCGGCGAGGCGAGCCTCGTCGCCCGCTCGCGCGGCGAGGAGGCCGTGGCGCTCGGTGCCGCAGCGCCCCTGCAGGAGGACGACTGGGTGTTCTACACCTACCGACAGAACTCGGCGCTGGTCCACTGGGACGTCCCGATGGCGAAGATAATCGCCGGGACGACCGGGCAGGAACCCGAGACGGTCGCCGAGGGACTGGACGACTGGGAGTCGCCGGTCAACTTCTCGCCCGATTACACGCCGGTCGGCGTGAACGTGACCAACGCGGCCGGGTCGGCGATGACCGACCGGTTCCGTGACCGCGACACCGTCTCGATGGCGTTCATCGGCGACGGGTCGACCAGCGAGGGGTCGTTCCACGACGGGATGAACTTCGCGGGCGTGTTCGACGCCCCGGTGGTCGTCGTCGTCCAGAACAACCAGTGGGCCATCTCCGAACCCTCGAAGCGACAGACGGGGTCGGAGACGTTCGCCCAGAAGGCCGAGGCGTACGGCGTCCCCCACGAACGCGTCGACGGCAACGACGTGCTCGCGATGTACGACGCGGCGAGTCGGGCCGTCGAGCGCGCCCGCGAGGGCGGCGGCGCGACGCTCATCGAGGCCGTCACCTACCGGATGGGCAACCACAACACCTCCGACAACGCGAGCCTCTACCGCGACGAGGAGGAACAGAAGGAGGAGTGGGCCGAACGCGACCCCATCGACCGGTTCTCGACGTATCTCGGCCACCGCAACCTGCTCGACGACGACCGACGCGAAGAGATCGAGGAGGACGTCGACGCCGACATCGACGAGGCCCTCGACGAGGCGCGGTCGGTCGGCGAGTCCGACCCGGCGACGATGTTCGACAACCACCTCCACGGCACCTCCTGGCGCGAGGCCCACCAGCGCACGGAGTTCCAGCGCGAACAGGCGGGCGAGAACCCGTTCACCGACTTCACGGGCGACGCGTTCGACACCGAGCAGTGGGCCGACCACGGTCCGGGTCTCGACGTCGAGTTCTCGCCGCGGGACCCCGGCGACGACGACGTGGAGGCGCAGTCGATGGACGTCGTGACGGCGGTCAACCGGGCGCTCCACCAGGAGATGGACCGCGACGACGACGTCCGGGTGCTCGGATACGACATCGGACCGCTCGGGGGCGTGTTCCGGGCGACCGACGACCTGCTCGACGAGTACGGGAGTGACCGCGTCATCGACACCCCGCTGTCGGAGAACGGCATCGTCGGGGCGGCCGCCGGGATGGCGATGCGCGACGACCGGCCGGTGCCCGAAATCGAGTTCATGGGCTTCTTCTACCCCGCGTTCGGCCAGTTCATGTACGCCGTCGCGAAGATGAACAAGCGGACGGGTGGGGAGGTCGAGATGCCGATGACCATCCGGATGCCGTACGGCGGCGGCATCAAGGCCCTGGAGTACCACCAGGAGTCGACCGAGACGTTCGAGATACACGCGCCGGGCGTCCGGGTGGTCTGTCCGAGCAGCCCCTACCAGACGAAGGGGCTGCTGGCGTCGAGCATCCGCTCGGACGACCCGGTCGTGTTCATGGAGCCGAAGTCCATCTACCGGGGCATCGAGGAGGAGGTGCCGACCGACGAGTACACCGTCCCGCTCGACGAGGCCCGGACCGTCCGGGAAGGCGAGGACGTGACGGTACTCACCTGGGGGGCGATGGTCCCGCAGGCCGAGCGAGCGGCCGACGAGGTGGACGCCGACGTCGAGGTCGTGGACCTCGTCACGCTCTCGCCGCTCGACGTCGAGACGATTCTGGAGTCCGTGAAGAAGACCGGTCGCTGCGTGGTCGTCCACGAGGCCCGCCGGACGCTCGGCCTCGGGGCCGAACTCTCGGCACTCGTCAACGAGTACGCGCTCGACCGACTGAAGGCCCCGGTCAAGCGGGCGACGGGCTACGACGTTCACTTCCCGGGCAACGACGCGGAGGACGATTACCTGACGGACGCGAACCGCGCCGCAGACGCCATCGAGGCGGTGATGAGCTATGAGTTCTGA
- a CDS encoding helix-turn-helix transcriptional regulator: protein MSSPLSDLEFLARSENRVAVLAALREGAATRRDLRETLDVERVTLGRILADFEERSWAVDADGTYRLTVVGEIVADTLAEAVDAIESARTLEPLVGLLPFEEFDVEPTRFQGATVTEATVGDPYRPVRRFMELLDGSSSLRGYDTTTIAPLYVDDVRENVLGGMTTDVVYLPTVAEQLVEDYRDAVAAAVEAGHLRLRVDDSLPFGLAVFDDRVGVGVYDDANGMLSVFVDTDDPAVREWAVESFATHWSRATPLDAWAAESS from the coding sequence ATGTCGTCGCCCCTCTCGGACCTCGAATTCCTCGCCCGCTCGGAGAACCGGGTAGCGGTGCTGGCGGCGCTCCGGGAGGGGGCGGCGACGCGGCGGGACCTCAGAGAGACGCTCGACGTCGAGCGGGTGACGCTCGGGCGCATCCTCGCCGACTTCGAGGAGCGGTCGTGGGCGGTCGACGCCGACGGGACGTACCGCCTCACGGTCGTCGGAGAGATCGTCGCGGATACGCTTGCGGAGGCGGTCGACGCCATCGAGTCGGCGCGCACGCTGGAACCGCTGGTCGGCCTGCTCCCGTTCGAGGAGTTCGACGTCGAGCCGACCCGATTTCAGGGGGCGACGGTGACCGAGGCAACCGTCGGCGACCCGTACCGACCGGTCCGGCGGTTCATGGAACTGCTCGACGGGTCGTCGTCGCTCCGGGGGTACGACACGACGACCATCGCGCCGCTCTACGTCGACGACGTGCGCGAGAACGTCCTCGGCGGGATGACGACGGACGTCGTCTACCTGCCGACCGTCGCCGAACAGCTCGTCGAGGACTACCGCGACGCGGTCGCGGCCGCCGTCGAGGCCGGGCACCTGCGGCTCCGTGTCGACGACTCGCTGCCGTTCGGCCTCGCGGTGTTCGACGACCGCGTCGGCGTCGGCGTCTACGACGACGCGAACGGGATGCTCTCGGTGTTCGTCGACACCGACGACCCAGCCGTCCGCGAGTGGGCCGTCGAGAGCTTCGCTACCCACTGGTCGCGGGCGACTCCGCTCGACGCGTGGGCCGCCGAGTCGTCGTGA
- a CDS encoding MATE family efflux transporter — protein sequence MPSLPNPIRLLVAFVGRLLVRLGLLDHERARRTTDLAWPRIVTGLARMSRSAVDVAMVGVALGGTAIGGVGLASPFWGLAFALGGGIAAGSIALVSQRYGGHSLDGVGQAVRSSAALVVLLTVPLVAVLWTFSVDLVALLSDDAATIRYGADYLRVVSLGVPFAALNLIGSRVFIGVDDAWTPMVFRSGGALLNIAINAVLIFGFGMGVVGAALGTVLSNVVVTAVFAGTLVNGGLPGFTAFPVSVDPFGRYLDRDVLGQLLDIGLPVIGRSGVWTVAEFPMLAIVGLYGPGVLPAYVIARRIWGLMNTPGWGFGLASSSLVGQELGRGDERSAEAYGREIIRFAVAVYLLSAVIVFAFADPIVLAFSDDPTAPSVPIAVSLVSVACGAVVFQGVSGGAAGPLDASGDTRWPFVSQFVGMFCCSIPLAYLGTTTALGITGLYLAFVAETSIPALLNYYRFRSNTWKRVSRSYRPSAAPADD from the coding sequence GTGCCCTCCCTCCCGAACCCTATCAGACTCCTCGTCGCCTTCGTCGGCCGTCTCCTCGTCCGGCTGGGCCTCCTCGACCACGAACGCGCCCGCCGAACGACCGACCTCGCCTGGCCCCGCATCGTCACCGGGCTCGCCCGGATGTCCCGGAGCGCCGTCGACGTGGCGATGGTCGGCGTCGCCCTCGGCGGGACGGCCATCGGCGGCGTCGGTCTCGCCAGCCCGTTCTGGGGGCTCGCGTTCGCCCTCGGCGGCGGCATCGCGGCGGGGTCCATCGCCCTCGTCTCCCAGCGCTACGGCGGCCACTCGCTCGACGGCGTCGGCCAGGCCGTCCGCTCCAGCGCCGCGCTCGTCGTCCTGCTCACCGTCCCGCTCGTCGCCGTCCTCTGGACGTTCTCCGTCGACCTCGTCGCCCTGCTGAGCGACGACGCGGCCACGATTCGCTACGGTGCTGACTACCTCCGCGTCGTCTCGCTGGGCGTCCCGTTCGCGGCGCTCAACCTCATCGGCAGCCGCGTCTTCATCGGCGTCGACGACGCGTGGACGCCGATGGTGTTCCGGTCGGGCGGCGCGCTCCTGAACATCGCCATCAACGCGGTCCTCATCTTCGGGTTCGGGATGGGCGTCGTCGGCGCGGCGCTCGGAACCGTGCTCTCGAACGTCGTCGTCACGGCGGTGTTCGCGGGCACGCTCGTCAACGGCGGGTTGCCCGGTTTCACCGCGTTCCCCGTCAGCGTCGACCCGTTCGGGCGCTACCTCGACCGGGACGTCCTCGGCCAGCTCCTCGACATCGGCCTGCCCGTCATCGGCCGGAGCGGCGTCTGGACCGTCGCCGAGTTCCCCATGCTCGCCATCGTGGGGCTGTACGGTCCTGGCGTGCTGCCCGCGTACGTCATCGCGCGGCGCATCTGGGGGCTGATGAACACCCCCGGCTGGGGGTTCGGGCTGGCCTCCAGCAGCCTCGTCGGGCAGGAACTCGGTCGCGGCGACGAGCGCAGCGCCGAGGCGTACGGCCGCGAGATAATCCGTTTCGCCGTCGCGGTCTACCTGCTGTCGGCCGTCATCGTGTTCGCGTTCGCCGACCCCATCGTCCTCGCGTTCAGCGACGACCCGACCGCCCCGTCGGTCCCCATCGCCGTCTCGCTGGTGTCGGTCGCCTGCGGAGCCGTCGTCTTCCAGGGCGTCTCCGGCGGGGCGGCGGGACCGCTCGACGCCAGCGGCGACACCCGCTGGCCGTTCGTCAGCCAGTTCGTCGGCATGTTCTGCTGTTCGATACCGCTGGCGTACCTCGGCACGACCACCGCACTCGGCATCACCGGCCTCTACCTCGCGTTCGTGGCCGAGACGTCGATTCCGGCCCTCCTCAACTACTACCGCTTCCGCTCGAACACGTGGAAGCGCGTCAGTCGGAGCTACCGGCCGAGCGCCGCGCCCGCCGACGACTGA
- a CDS encoding Cdc6/Cdc18 family protein: protein MIRDARVLQPEFVPREVQHRDAEVNQLTNALDPIVDGERGDTAFLFGPSGVGKTCIAQYTVEQLREAVVDIEYQYVNCWQNYSRFRALYRILEGLNQTIDVHRRSTPHDELLARLREYEGPPYVVVLDEVDQLQDSAVLYDLYRVPNLSMILVANREEELFVDLDDRVVSRLQSARRIRFDHYGEDELVAIMRDRVDWGLEPGAVTDDLLRRIADAAAGDARVALGILRNAARDATRAGADSIEDTVVDDAIPDTRQEIHQKTVETLTPHQRTLYDVLDEFGRQQAGELYARYEERVDDPMTRRTVRNYLQKMIQYDLVASEGENRARTYRLTR, encoded by the coding sequence ATGATACGCGATGCCCGGGTCCTGCAACCGGAGTTCGTCCCCCGAGAGGTCCAGCATCGCGACGCCGAGGTCAACCAGTTGACCAACGCGCTCGACCCCATCGTCGACGGGGAGCGCGGCGACACGGCGTTCCTGTTCGGCCCCTCCGGCGTCGGCAAGACCTGTATCGCCCAGTACACCGTCGAACAGCTCCGGGAGGCGGTCGTCGACATCGAGTACCAGTACGTCAACTGCTGGCAGAACTACTCGCGGTTCCGGGCGCTCTACCGCATCCTCGAAGGGCTGAACCAGACCATCGACGTCCACCGGCGCTCGACGCCACACGACGAACTGCTCGCCCGACTGCGCGAGTACGAGGGACCGCCCTACGTGGTCGTCCTCGACGAGGTGGACCAGCTACAGGACTCGGCGGTGCTGTACGACCTCTACCGCGTTCCGAACCTGTCGATGATCCTGGTCGCCAACCGCGAGGAGGAGCTGTTCGTCGACCTGGACGACCGAGTCGTGAGTCGCCTCCAGAGCGCCCGTCGCATCCGGTTCGACCACTACGGCGAGGACGAACTCGTCGCCATCATGCGCGACCGGGTGGACTGGGGACTGGAACCGGGGGCCGTCACCGACGACCTGCTCAGGCGCATCGCGGACGCGGCCGCCGGGGACGCCCGCGTCGCTCTCGGCATCCTGCGCAACGCCGCCCGCGACGCGACCAGGGCGGGCGCGGACAGCATCGAGGACACGGTGGTCGACGACGCGATTCCCGACACCCGCCAGGAGATCCACCAGAAGACCGTCGAGACGCTGACGCCACACCAGCGCACGCTGTACGACGTGCTCGACGAGTTCGGCCGCCAGCAGGCGGGTGAACTGTACGCCCGCTACGAAGAGCGCGTCGACGACCCGATGACGAGACGGACGGTCCGAAACTACCTCCAGAAGATGATCCAGTACGACCTCGTCGCCAGTGAGGGCGAGAACCGGGCGCGAACGTACCGACTCACCCGTTGA
- a CDS encoding HalOD1 output domain-containing protein: MGREQRAPDGPAAGGRRTLRHRSTFDPTGEESLLGAVTDGLSEVVGTDPKSLDPPLATVAAWEALERLVERHADADPAPIHYVQFDYREFVVAVSGDGEIVIYDAEQ, from the coding sequence ATGGGTCGGGAGCAGCGTGCGCCGGACGGACCCGCAGCGGGGGGCCGCCGAACGCTACGTCATCGGTCGACGTTCGACCCCACGGGGGAGGAGTCGCTGCTGGGGGCGGTCACCGACGGGCTGTCCGAGGTCGTCGGGACGGATCCGAAGTCGCTCGACCCACCACTCGCGACCGTCGCGGCGTGGGAGGCCCTCGAACGGCTCGTCGAACGACACGCCGACGCCGACCCCGCACCGATCCACTACGTCCAGTTCGACTACCGCGAGTTCGTCGTCGCCGTGAGCGGCGACGGCGAGATCGTCATCTACGACGCCGAGCAGTGA